The Mycolicibacterium aurum genome segment AGCGTTCCTGCACGGCACCAGAGCGGACCTCTCCGTCGGAGATCTGCTGATGCCCGGTCGCCCGTCGAACTACGAGGAGGGTCGCATCATGAACCACGTCTACGTGACCCAGACCCTGGATGCCGCGGTGTGGGGCGCAGAGTTGGCCGCCGGCGACGGCCGCTGCCGCATCTTCATGGTGGAGCCGCAGGGTCCCGTCGAGGACGATCCGAATGTGACCGACAAGAAGTTGCCGGGAAATCCGACCCGCTCCTACCGCACCCGCGAACCCGTGCGGATCGTCGGCGAGATCACCGACTGGGTGGGACACACCGACGACCAGCTCGAGGCGATGCGGGCGGGCCTGGCCGACCTCAGACGTCGCGGCCGCGACGTCATCTACGACTGACCCGCGGCGCTCATCGTCGGCGGTCACCGCACGTCCGAGTAGACATCGTCGGTGTCACTTCGTAGCCTTGCCGGGACGTTGTCAGCCGGGCCAAAGTCGGTCCTCGACCGAAGGATCGTGACAATCCGCGTGACCCGGGTGCGCCACTCCCTTCGGCGGACAGCGTGCGGTGTGTCTGCCGCGGTCCTGGTGATGTGCATGCCGACGGGGAATGTCACCGCGGACCCGGCGGCCGACGCGTTGTCCCGGCTCACCGAGTTGTCCCAGCAGGCGGTGCAGAGCCGCGAGGCCGTCACCGCTGCCCAGCGCGATGCCGACGCCAAACTGGCCGAGCAGGTGGCGGCCGCGGACCGTCACCGCGCCGACCTGGCAGCCCTGGACGCCGCGAACTCCCAGCTGAGGCCCTTTCAAGCTGCTGTCGACCGGATCGCGGCGATGACCTACATGAGCGGGAGCGACGGCCAGTTCGCGGCGGTGCTGACCGCTCCGTCTCCGCAACAGCTGATCGATCAGCTGTCGCTGCACCGCACGGTGGGCGCCGGGATCGCCGATCAACTGGCGGCGTTCCATGCCGCACGGGAGCGCGCGGCCACCGCCGCCCAGGCGTCGGAGAGGTCGGCCGCCGACGCCGGCGCCGCGGTCGAGGCGGCCGCGGCGGTGCGCGCAGAACTGCAGGCCAAGCTGAGCGAACTGTTGCGTCAGATCGCGGCCGCGGAGGCGCAGTACGCGGCGCTGACACCGCAACAGCAGGCGATCGTCGATGCGGCGCCCCCGCCGGCTGCGCCCCCTCCGGCGGGCCCGGTGATCGCTGCACTGCCCGGCCTGCCGCCCGGCGACATGGCGCCGCCGCCGCCGGCAGCCGTCGCGGAAATCCCGGAGGCGCTGCCTGTCGGCGTCGCCTCAGAGGCCGGATTGCAGCCGAACGCCGTCGTGGCTGCCCGGGCCGTCAGCCGGCAGTTCCCGCAGATCGCCGACATCGACGGGGTGCGGCCGGACTCCAAGCCGTGGCATCCCAGCGGTCTGGCGATCGACATCATGATCCCGAACTCCGACAGCCCCGAGGGCATCGCGCTCGGTGACCAGATACTCGCGTACGCCATGAGCAACGCGGGCCGATTCGGGCTGCAGGACGTGATCTGGCGTGGCACGTACTACACGCCGGCCGGTCCGCAGGCGTCGGGATATGGCCACTACGACCACGTGCACATCACCGTGACGCCGCGGCGCTAGTCGGCCCGGACCGTCTTCACGGATGGAAGTTCCACTGGCCGCAATCCTGCGCCAGCACGTCGTTGACATCGACGCGGATGCCACCGACCACGGGTCCGGGATTCGACGCGGTGTCGATGATGCGCTGGTACAGAACGGCGGCGGGGTAGATCTGGCCGTTGGACCAGGACCGGGTCTGCCAGGCCCAGACGTGGCCGGGGGAACGCGACCTACCGATCACACCGTCGGCCGCGGCCCACATGCATGCCTTGATGCCCCCGTAGATCCCGGTGCGCTGCGCACCGAGCACCGAGTTGATTCCGCGAAACCACGGCAGCACCACGGTGTTCCATGCCTCACGGTCGATGTCGTCGTCGACGCTGAAGAAGATCGGCGCACTCTGGCCACCGCCGGCGGCGCTGTGCAGCTGCCAGGCGGTGCGCGCGTCGAGGACGCCGCCGGGATAGCCGCGGGTGAAGTCCGATGGCGCCGTCCCGCCCGGCTTGCCGTACTGGTAGTTGCTGACGATCACCAGGCCGGCGGCGGTCAGCGACTGCGCGTAGGGCAGGGTGATCGGTTTGGCGCCGAAGGACGAGCCGGGCCGGGACGTCGAGACGTAGTTGATCACCCCGGCGTGTCCCGCGGCCCGGATGTCCTGCGCCGGGATCTGGCGCATGGCGTAGTCGATCAGGGTGGGAGCGGCGGCGCTCGCCGTCGGCGTGCGGACACCCGCCGCTGCGCCGAGTCCGGCAAGTACCGACGCGACGCCGGCGCAGCGCAGTGCTTCACGCCGGGTTATGGGCACCGGGCGATGTTACCAATGTGACGACTGGGACTTATGTAACCGATCGGAGCCGATGTCGGTTCGATGCCGCACCGTGACCCAGCCGCACGCCGTCAGCCGATGGCCCACAACCCGAGGGCGAGCACGAAGGCGGTGAGCCCGAGCGTCGTCTCCATGACCGTCCAGGTCTTGAGGGTGGTCTTGACGTCCATTCCGAAGAACCGGCTGACCAACCAGAAGCCGGAGTCGTTGACGTGGGACAGCACTGTTGCGCCTGCCGCGATCGCCATGACCAACGCGACGAGCTGGACATTGCCCAGTCCGGCGGCGCCGACGGCCGCGCTGAGCAGTCCCGCCGTCGTGGTCAATGCCACGGTGGCCGAGCCCTGTGCGACGCGAAGCAGCGTGGAGATGATGAACGCCTGCAGGATCAGTGAGATGCCGAGGTTCGACAGCGAGCCGCTGAGTGCGTCGCCGATGCCGCTCAGCCTCAGCACGCCACCGAACATCCCGCCCGCGCCGGTGATGAGGATGATCGCGCAGATCGGGCCGAGCGCGTTGTCGAGAATATCGGTGACGTCGGCCATCGACCGGTTGCGCAGTCCGAGCACCAGGGTCGCCACGATGACGGTGATGAGCAGCGCAATCGAGGTGGTGCCGAGCAGCTTGAGGTACTCCGCCCAGGTGGCGCCATCCTCGATGACGCCGGCCGTCATCAACGTGTCCAGGACGGTGTTGAACGAGATCAGCACGAACGGCAGCAGCAGGACGCCGAGCACCGTGATGAAGGCGGGGGCAGTCCGGGTGGTGGTCGTCGCGGTACCTGTCGTCCCGGCGGTGGACGTACCGCCGTCTTCGACACCGCCGTCGGTGCCGCGGCCGCCGTTGATCTCACCGAACAGCGAGGTGGGAATGTCGACATGTACCCGCCTGCCGATGAACTGGGACACCAGGTAGGCGCCGACGTACCAGGACACGACGGCCACCGGTGCACCGATGATCAGGGTGAGCCCGATGTTGGCGCCGAGTAGTTCGGCGGCCGCGACAGGACCCGGATGGGGCGGAACCAAGGCGTGCATGGCGGCGAATGCACCGGCGGCGGGGAACGCGTACAGCAGGATCGAGCCGCCGAAGCGCCGTGCCACCGTCATGATGATGGGGAGGAAGACGACCAGGCCGGCGTCGAAGAAGATGGGGAAGCCGAACAGCAGCGCGGCCACGCCGAGCGCGAAGGGTGCCCGTTTCTCGCCGAAGCGCCCGATCAGGGTGTCGGCGAGAACTTGAGCGCCGCCGGTGATTTCGAGCAGCCGGCCGATCATCACGCCGAATCCGACGAGCAACGCGACCGAGCCGAGCGTGTTGGAGAATCCGTAGGACAGTGCGCTCGGAACATCGGCGACGGGGATCCCGGCGGCCAGTGCCGTCAGTGCGCTCACCAGCACCAGCGCCAGGAAGGCGTGCAGCTTCACCTTGATGATCAAGAACAGCAGGAGGGCGACGGCGCCTGCGGCGATCAGCAGCAGCGTTGTCGTCCCGTATGCCGGATCAATGTTCTCCACAGCAACCCCCTACCACGGTGATGTCAGCGCCCCGAATCATCGGTCGTCCTCTCCTTCGTCAGAAACTGTTGTGGCGATGTAACTTTCGATGATCGAATCGATGCTCTGGTCCACGTCGATAGCGACACCGCGCTCATCGGGCTCGAGTGGCTCGAGCGTCTCGAACTGCGAGGCCAGCAGTGCGGCCGGCATGAAATGTCCCGGCCGGCTGGCTTGTCGCCGGCCGATGGTCTCGAGCGTGCCTTCCAGGTGCAGGAATTCGATCTCTGCGCAGTGCCTGCGCAGCTGGTCGCGATACTTGCGTTTGAGCGCCGAGCAGCTCATCACTCCGCCGCCCTCGTGCGCAGCCAACCACTCGCCGATCGATTCCAGCCAGGGGAGCCGGTCGTCGTCGTTGAGCGCGTGGCCGGCGGTCATCTTCTCGATGTTCGCCGGCGGATGGAAGTCGTCGGCGTCGGCGAACGGCGCGCGGAGCCGCTGTGCCAGCGCGGCCCCGACGGTCGACTTTCCCGACCCCGAAACCCCCATGACGACGATTGGTGATGCCATGTACTCCGCCTGTCCTGATGTGCTCGACGTCACACAGCATCCATCAATCGTCATACTAATGCAAGGGGCTGAGGCGAAAAATGAATCCTCTACCGCCTGAAGGGGGCGTCTGACATCATCTATCCGTGCTTGATCGGCCGAATGGCGGTGCTCTTCACGGCAGTCTGCTGACTGCCCTGGGGAAAGCCATCGTGTCCGGCCAGTACCCGCCGGGACGGATTCTCACCCTGGATGGGGTGAATGCGGAG includes the following:
- the arr gene encoding NAD(+)--rifampin ADP-ribosyltransferase; this translates as MPQPPKPFEVHESGAFLHGTRADLSVGDLLMPGRPSNYEEGRIMNHVYVTQTLDAAVWGAELAAGDGRCRIFMVEPQGPVEDDPNVTDKKLPGNPTRSYRTREPVRIVGEITDWVGHTDDQLEAMRAGLADLRRRGRDVIYD
- a CDS encoding DUF1906 domain-containing protein, coding for MPITRREALRCAGVASVLAGLGAAAGVRTPTASAAAPTLIDYAMRQIPAQDIRAAGHAGVINYVSTSRPGSSFGAKPITLPYAQSLTAAGLVIVSNYQYGKPGGTAPSDFTRGYPGGVLDARTAWQLHSAAGGGQSAPIFFSVDDDIDREAWNTVVLPWFRGINSVLGAQRTGIYGGIKACMWAAADGVIGRSRSPGHVWAWQTRSWSNGQIYPAAVLYQRIIDTASNPGPVVGGIRVDVNDVLAQDCGQWNFHP
- a CDS encoding GntP family permease yields the protein MENIDPAYGTTTLLLIAAGAVALLLFLIIKVKLHAFLALVLVSALTALAAGIPVADVPSALSYGFSNTLGSVALLVGFGVMIGRLLEITGGAQVLADTLIGRFGEKRAPFALGVAALLFGFPIFFDAGLVVFLPIIMTVARRFGGSILLYAFPAAGAFAAMHALVPPHPGPVAAAELLGANIGLTLIIGAPVAVVSWYVGAYLVSQFIGRRVHVDIPTSLFGEINGGRGTDGGVEDGGTSTAGTTGTATTTTRTAPAFITVLGVLLLPFVLISFNTVLDTLMTAGVIEDGATWAEYLKLLGTTSIALLITVIVATLVLGLRNRSMADVTDILDNALGPICAIILITGAGGMFGGVLRLSGIGDALSGSLSNLGISLILQAFIISTLLRVAQGSATVALTTTAGLLSAAVGAAGLGNVQLVALVMAIAAGATVLSHVNDSGFWLVSRFFGMDVKTTLKTWTVMETTLGLTAFVLALGLWAIG
- a CDS encoding gluconokinase; translated protein: MASPIVVMGVSGSGKSTVGAALAQRLRAPFADADDFHPPANIEKMTAGHALNDDDRLPWLESIGEWLAAHEGGGVMSCSALKRKYRDQLRRHCAEIEFLHLEGTLETIGRRQASRPGHFMPAALLASQFETLEPLEPDERGVAIDVDQSIDSIIESYIATTVSDEGEDDR